A stretch of the Lolium perenne isolate Kyuss_39 chromosome 3, Kyuss_2.0, whole genome shotgun sequence genome encodes the following:
- the LOC127343629 gene encoding inorganic pyrophosphatase 2, whose translation MAGVVVVFDFDKTIIDVDSDNWVVDGLGATELFDRLLPTMPWNTLIDTVMGELHARGKTLHDIAEVLKAAPIDPHVISAIKAAYGLGCDLRVLSDANRFFIETILDHHGLRGYFSDINTNPSRVDADGRLRIAPHHDFHSGPHGCGLGTCPPNMCKGQVLDSIRASAEADGGKKRFIYLGDGRGDYCPSLRLERDDFVMPRKGFPVWDLICENPGLLQAEVHPWSDGKDLEETLLRLVGRVLVEEGNLLPPMDCKQELLPVVAVQDGMPMPLGVKS comes from the coding sequence ATGGCCGGCGTCGTGGTGGTGTTCGACTTCGACAAGACGATCATCGACGTCGACAGCGACAACTGGGTCGTCGACGGCCTCGGCGCCACCGAGCTGTTCGACCGACTCCTGCCCACCATGCCGTGGAACACCCTCATCGACACCGTCATGGGGGAGCTGCACGCGCGGGGCAAGACTCTCCACGACATCGCCGAGGTGCTCAAGGCGGCGCCCATCGACCCGCACGTCATCAGCGCCATCAAGGCCGCCTACGGCCTCGGCTGCGACCTCAGGGTGCTCAGCGACGCCAACCGCTTCTTCATCGAGACCATCCTCGACCACCACGGCCTCCGGGGCTACTTCTCCGACATCAACACCAACCCGAGCCGCGTCGACGCCGACGGCCGCCTCCGCATCGCGCCGCACCACGACTTCCACTCCGGCCCGCACGGCTGCGGCCTCGGCACCTGCCCGCCCAACATGTGCAAGGGCCAGGTGCTCGACAGCATCCGCGCCTCCGCTGAGGCGGACGGCGGCAAGAAGCGGTTCATCTACCTCGGAGACGGCCGCGGCGACTACTGCCCGTCGCTGCGCCTGGAGAGGGATGACTTCGTGATGCCGCGCAAGGGGTTCCCCGTGTGGGACCTCATCTGCGAGAACCCTGGCCTGCTCCAGGCCGAGGTGCACCCCTGGAGCGACGGCAAGGACTTGGAGGAGACGCTGCTGCGTCTTGTCGGGAGGGTGCTCGTCGAGGAGGGCAACCTGCTGCCGCCCATGGACTGCAAGCAAGAGTTGCTGCCGGTGGTTGCTGTCCAGGACGGCATGCCCATGCCGCTCGGCGTCAAGAGCTGA